In Vespa velutina chromosome 1, iVesVel2.1, whole genome shotgun sequence, the following proteins share a genomic window:
- the LOC124950988 gene encoding AMMECR1-like protein translates to MAAGCCGTKKQKLNNSTSIPCNGSAVLQNGTQIRYSTIVQPEMGFFCFDVLYCQLHQLDPPKTPNFSNDAFPLFVTWSIGKDMRLRGCIGTFNAMHLHAGLREYATTSAFKDSRFNPITREELPRLHVSVSILRNFEDGVDYLDWEVGVHGIRIEFHNEKGNKRTATYLPDVAPEQGWDQIQTIDSLLHKGGYKGLVTPDIRRSVKLTRYQSEKVTVSYQDYMTHWHCRRC, encoded by the exons ATGGCTGCTGGCTGTTGTGGAACGAAGAAGCAAAAGCTGAATAACTCGACCAGCATTCCGTGCAATGGCTCGGCCGTATTGCAAAACGGCACCCAGATACGCTATTCCACGATAGTCCAACCGGAAATGGGTTTCTTTTGCTTCGACGTACTTTACTGCCAACTACATCAACTTGACCCTCCAAAAACGCCCAACTTCAGCAACGATGCATT CCCATTATTCGTAACTTGGTCTATTGGAAAAGACATGAGATTAAGAGGCTGCATCGGTACATTTAATGCTATGCATTTACATGCCGGATTAAGAGAATACGCTACTACTAG CGCATTTAAAGATTCTCGATTCAATCCGATAACAAGAGAGGAATTGCCACGCTTGCATGTAAGCGTATCTATCCTTAGAAACTTTGAAGACGGGGTGGACTATTTAGATTGGGAAGTTGGAGTTCATGGAATTCGTATAGAGTTCCATAATGAAAAGGGTAATAAGCGGACGGCTACTTACTTGCCTGATGTAGCACCGGAACAAG GATGGGACCAGATACAGACAATAGACTCCCTGCTGCATAAAGGTGGTTATAAAGGATTGGTAACTCCAGACATTAGACGTAGTGTGAAGTTAACTCGTTACCAGAGTGAGAAGGTCACCGTAAGCTATCAAGATTATATGACACATTGGCACTGCCGAAGGTGCTAG
- the LOC124950908 gene encoding venom acid phosphatase Acph-1-like encodes MNANVFLVVLFSFVTLVNCDLEVQLLHVLFRHGDKVPHRAYQNYPNDPYRDYTYYPMGDGDLTNEGKLREYKIGLMLRGRYDGYFGSDYWPDKIYGLATDVPRTQLSIQLVLAGLFPPSEKQIWNPHLPWIPTWTSLATPHDIQSLLFPHYCPRYQEEYAQFLEQDDTQEMIKRYKNVFSYLTDHTGKIVNTTKAVQYLYNLLKEEAAQNLTLPKWTENVFPSPMKEITMLDFHLRSYTKTLKRLNGGMLLRRIVNDIELYQKGRLQPTDRKAFLFSAHEVNVAALARTLGTNEPLLPAYGSTIILETLRDKKGTYYIRVLLWTGVTEKLIIQTIPGCNELCPYNEFRLLLNDVIATDEDLLCRQKDHNNNNNNNNNDNSNNNNNNHHHHHISSSTIINLDKLMFYLLGISYVISKSLT; translated from the exons ATGAATGCCAATGTGTTTCTCgtcgtattattttctttcgttacatTGGTGAACTGCGATTTGGAAGTGCAACTACTCCACGTG cTATTTCGACATGGCGACAAGGTACCTCATCGAGCCTATCAAAATTATCCAAATGATCCGTATCGCGATTATACCTATTATCCAATGGGAGACGGCGATTTGACCAAC GAGGGAAAGTTGCGTGAGTACAAAATTGGCCTGATGTTACGTGGACGTTACGATGGATATTTTGGTTCGGATTATTGGCCCGACAAGATCTACGGTCTTGCGACGGATGTGCCAAGGACTCAGTTATCTATCCAGCTCGTACTGGCCGGATTATTCCCACCCTCCGAGAAACAGATCTGGAATCCACATTTGCCCTGGATTCCCACGTGGACGAGTCTAGCTACACCACACGATATTCAAAGCCTATTATTCCCTCACTATTGTCCGCG ATACCAAGAGGAATACGCACAATTTCTCGAACAGGATGATACTCAAGAGAtgataaaaagatacaaaaatgtTTTCTCTTATTTGACCGATCATACGGGAAAAATTGTTAACACGACCAAGGCCGttcaatatttgtataatttattaaaggaGGAG GCCGCACAAAATCTAACACTGCCTAAATGGACGGAGAATGTGTTCCCTAGTCCtatgaaagaaattacaatGCTTGATTTTCATCTACGATCCTATACGAAGACCTTGAAACGACTTAATGGAG GTATGCTACTTAGAAGGATAGTTAATGATATCGAATTATATCAAAAAGGAAGATTACAACCCACCGATAGAAAAGCTTTCCTATTTTCTGCTCACGAAGTGAACGTAGCTGCATTGGCGAGAACTCTCGGCACCAATGAACCTTTACTTCCCGCTTATGGATCTACGATAATACTGGAAACTCTGCGTGACAAAAAGGGAACTTACTATATTCGC gTACTTCTATGGACAGGGGTGACGGAAAAGTTAATTATCCAAACTATTCCTGGCTGTAACGAGCTATGTCCGTACAATGAATTCCGTCTTCTTTTGAATGATGTTATAGCAACCGACGAGGATCTTTTATGTCGACAAaaagatcataataataataataataataataataatgataatagtaataataataataataatcatcatcatcatcatatatCGTCATCAACGATAATCAATCTGGACAAACTTATGTTTTATCTATTAGGAATTTCGTACGTGATTTCGAAATCGTTAACGTGA
- the LOC124951004 gene encoding uncharacterized protein LOC124951004, whose product MALRISENGIPENAVILSRSEAIKYQWKQIQNWKPQKDVWPFSYGVAFLGGVAALSGVYINMRIRKSLKLRNFGTAASAVTMSICPGSLVIVAQLQMVTEKTFLPLPTCPLCVEMRSIVVQNCGAIIYPLILSPIVNFLIAKRDGRFRMPYYTNWKEIIYFCMNLFKPIAPSLLTIAAINALAASIIVYKQFKCISYIQKTLSVENENDDFE is encoded by the exons ATGGCTTTAAGAATATCAGAGAATGGTATACCAGAAAATGCTGTTATTTTAAGTAGAAGCGAGGCTATTAAATACCAATGGAAACAAATTCAAAATTGGAAACCACAAAAAGACGT TTGGCCATTTTCATATGGAGTAGCTTTTCTTGGAGGTGTTGCAGCATTATCAGGTGTATATATTAACATGAGGAttagaaaatcattgaaattgcGTAATTTTGGTACTGCTGCTTCTGCTGTAACTATGTCAATATGTCCAGGGTCACTTGTAATTGTTGCTCAGCTACAG atgGTTAcagaaaaaacttttttgcCACTTCCAACCTGTCCATTATGCGTTGAAATGAGATCAATAGTCGTTCAGAATTGTGGTGCCATTATATATCCCTTGATTTTATCACCGATAGTAAACTTTCTG aTTGCTAAGCGTGATGGAAGATTTAGAATGCCATATTATACAAActggaaagaaataatatacttttgtatGAACTTATTTAAACCTATTGCCCCGTCATTACTAACCATAGCTGCTATAAATGCTTTAGCTGCGTCTATCAttgtatataaacaatttaagtGTATATCTTATATACAGAAAACATTATctgtagaaaatgaaaatgatgattTTGAATAA